In one Rhopalosiphum padi isolate XX-2018 chromosome 3, ASM2088224v1, whole genome shotgun sequence genomic region, the following are encoded:
- the LOC132924193 gene encoding probable serine/threonine-protein kinase DDB_G0282963: MESAAVTTKGEDTAPVVADATDNTTTTTATDALNPIAVTNEIDPSIKSDKEMIMTTNNVEHVAVVSDLAVVSNESTITTVKATSENSKVEEDQLNTAMASTTISTDEVDEIKQNQDETALDEQQKPVTATVEKEILINENSDVNLDISIKSKSEYDEIINSTIGSGFEDAVEYINNDEEDSVVKEQPQDVIQQENVPDNETSSQQEVEGGDGEEDSSEENKDPSAPAEPAVPVPVDDDTNDPQYIPRRGRFYEHDDRMAYSTTSSEGSESDNGYEEDSGDDDGVVSDRRRIRRRHTGIKKPKSVIPVDAAENTALAAGDGTSSTKKVLAISKVAAATAKDSETSVTAGGSAKKPSVGSRKSRDLDALDKWTHDLYDENEQTRKSRDELLASYGYDIREESEAPRARRHHKYGRAATTKYTRNWQDTKAYIGTAGGQSMKVKRGGMARRSVGGPNKNIKKSTTDDYTSEFPALDNSKKSEPNSSTVSSTDVEVSVQNHEQQPKTPSVQNEEKKTNVAAVETGQARHHTSSRAISKSNTTSPANRNNRQDQLNGGPSSSSTNNKNFFNRSSTESPINKEKGAQVNRDSPTAPNSNFFNRRPQQSSSSHNQHQNFKQQHFNNSQGHNQQHQHSSSPRGRSFHQHHTSHQYNRDRYFSKGSIPSSSSSPNQHNYDQQHNSVAPTTAGTGRTQHGGGHYQHYNNRQYENENQQIEPPAPPTPVVRSSKRYSVQSRRELPDPVLNFGGLSKTPQPQPPASQPQNGLVMQDQQIQPQQQMQPAPQQLQQQQPIQIHQQPPPLQIQQYHQPLQPIHHGMVLDHNTGMMVMAAADPSMYHHQMYATPQYATGVAPGPATGNADDPNAAAAAAAALQMLAAQAAVYQPVPTGATGVTSPPPGTQSLQQPETFMTTYYQPQQQPQQQPPPRRVNLAIPIVAPPPEPNQQQGNSKTNVSTTPPPTAASTN; this comes from the exons ATGGAGAGTGCTGCCGTAACCACAAAAGGAGAAGACACTGCCCCCGTTGTCGCTGACGCTACCGACAATACCACTACCACTACCGCTACCGATGCGTTAAATCCGATAGCAGTGACTAATGAAATTGATCCATCCATTAAGTCAGACAAGGAAATGATTATGACGACTAACAATGTTGAACATGTGGCGGTGGTCAGTGATCTAGCTGTTGTGTCAAATGAATCTACAATTACTACTGTTAAAGCCACCAGTGAAAATTCCAAAGTTGAAGAAGATCAGTTAAATACAGCTATGGCATCTACAACAATATCGACTGATGAGGTAGATGAGATTAAACAGAATCAAGATGAAACAGCTTTGGACGAGCAACAGAAACCCGTGACAGCTACAGTTGAAAAAGAAATTTTAATCAATGAAAACTCTGATGTAAATCTAGATATctcaataaaatcaaaatcagaGTATGATGAAATAATTAACTCAACAATTGGTAGTGGATTTGAAGATGCTgttgagtatataaataatgatgaagAAGATAGTGTTGTAAAAGAACAGCCTCAAGATGTAATTCAACAAGAAAATGTTCCCGATAATGAGACCAGTTCACAACAAGAAGTAGAGGGAGGTGACGGTGAAGAAGACTCTAGTGAAGAAAACAAAGAT CCTTCAGCACCTGCAGAACCTGCAGTACCTGTGCCTGTGGATGATGATACTAATGATCCACAATACATACCCAGACGTGGAAGATTCTATGAACACGATGACCGCATGGCTTATAGTACAACAAGCTCTGAAGGATCAGAATCAGATAATGGATATGAAGAAGATTCAGGAGACGATGATGGAGTTGTTTCTGA tcgtCGCCGGATTAGAAGACGACATACCGgcattaaaaaaccaaaatcagTGATCCCAGTAGATGCAGCTGAAAACACTGCTTTAGCTGCTGGAGATGGAACATCGTCTACTAAAAAAGTCTTGGCTATATCTAAGGTTGCTGCTGCTACAGCAAAAGATTCTGAAACTTCTGTAACTGCTGGTGGATCGGCAAAAAAACCAAGTGTAGGTTCTAGAAAATCTCGTGATTTAGATGCTTTGGATAAGTGGACACACGATTTGTATGATGAAAATGAACAGACACGTAAAAGCCGTGATGAGTTACTGGCCTCATATGGATATGACATAAGGGAAGAATCAGAGGCACCTCGAGCTCGGCGTCATCATAAATATGG GCGAGCTGCCACTACCAAATATACTCGTAATTGGCAAGATACAAAAGCTTACATTGGTACTGCTGGTGGGCAGTCTATGAAAGTAAAGCGTGGGGGTATGGCTCGACGCAGTGTTGGCGGTccaaataagaatataaagaaATCTACAACTGATGATTATACCTCTGAATTCCCTGCTTTGGATAATTCAAAGAAATCGGAGCCTAATTCTTCAACTGTGTCTTCCACAGATGTAGAAGTCTCAGTCCAGAATCACGAACAACAACCAAAAACTCCTTCTGTTCAGAATGAAGAAAAAAAGACAAATGTTGCAGCTGTGGAAACTGGCCAGGCTCGACATCACACTTCATCCCGAGCAATCTCTAAATCTAATACAACTTCTCCTGCAAATCGAAACAATCGTCAAGATCAGCTAAATGGCGGGCCTTCATCTTCATCAACtaacaataaaaactttttcaatCGGTCTTCAACTGAGTCTccaattaataaagaaaaaggtGCTCAAGTAAATCGAGACTCTCCTACAGCACCtaattcaaacttttttaaCCGAAGACCACAACAAAGCAGTAGTAGCCATAATCAACATCAAAATTTTAAGCAGCAACACTTTAATAACAGTCAAGGACATAACCAGCAACACCAACATTCTTCGTCACCTCGAGGCCGCAGCTTCCATCAACATCATACATCGCATCAATATAATCGTGATAGGTATTTTTCTAAGGGTTCTATTCCTTCATCTTCATCCAGTCCAAATCAACACAACTACGATCAGCAACATAATTCTGTAGCACCTACTACTGCTGGCACAGGACGTACACAACATGGTGGTGGACATTATCAACATTACAATAATCGTCAAT atGAAAATGAAAATCAACAAATTGAGCCACCTGCACCACCCACTCCGGTTGTACGTAGCTCCAAACGCTACTCAGTTCAAAGCCGCAGGGAGCTTCCTGACCCTGTCCTAAATTTTGGTGGATTATCTAAAACACCTCAGCCACAGCCTCCAGCTTCTCAGCCACAAAATGGGTTAGTGATGCAAGACCAACAAATTCAACCTCAACAACAAATGCAACCTGCGCCTCAACaattacaacaacaacaaccaaTCCAAATTCATCAACAACCACCACCATTGCAAATACAACAGTACCACCAACCCTTACAACCAATACATCATGGTATGGTGCTTGATCACAACACTGGTATGATGGTTATGGCTGCTGCTGATCCATCCATGTACCATCATCAAATGTATGCTACACCCCAGTATGCAACTGGAGTGGCACCGGGTCCAGCAACTGGTAATGCTGATGATCCAAATGCAGCAGCAGCTGCTGCAGCTGCTCTTCAGATGCTTGCAGCTCAAGCAGCTGTTTACCAACCAGTACCAACAGGTGCGACAGGTGTAACATCGCCACCACCTGGAACACAATCTTTGCAACAACCA GAAACCTTCATGACTACTTATTATCAACCACAACAACAGCCACAACAACAACCTCCCCCAAGACGTGTCAATTTGGCTATACCCATTGTGGCACCGCCTCCAGAACCTAATCAACAGCAAGGGAATTCAAAAACCAATGTATCCACTACACCGCCACCTACTGCAGCTTCAACCAACTGA
- the LOC132926723 gene encoding calcium homeostasis endoplasmic reticulum protein-like: MAFNDSAPVFVEGNPIGVSNRHTCKMRNKRMWKSLRAHILSRREKEKQAEADAELLRKKKYAEDLKIQENRLSLAQINGRLSELRDKRDELEEEKRELLNQKQTIINTVLTVPEPKCANYDRKLVTKIKFKSSIVPSIDFLDDQQQQQQQQQQQQPQQQQQHLLDLLETKSCLESPPPLFEKEFSSISQPVVMPTNVKGSNKSNFWMHQPN, encoded by the exons ATGGCGTTCAACGACTCCGCTCCAGTGTTCGTCGAAGGAAACCCGATCGGCGTCTCGAACAGACACACCTGCAAGATGCGAAATAAAAGAATGTGGAAATCGTTACGCGCGCACATCCTGTCACGCCGAGAGAAGGAAAAACAAG CTGAAGCCGATGCTGAACTTTTGAGAAAAAAGAAATACGCAGAAGATCtaaaaatacaagaaaataGATTATCTTTAGCACAAATTAATGGTCGTTTATCGGAACTACGGGACAAGCGTGATGAGCTTGAAGAAGAAAAACGTGAACTCCTGAATCAGaaacaaactattataaatactgttttaaCAGTACCTGAGCCTAAGTG tgCAAACTATGATCGTAAATTAGTTacgaaaatcaaatttaaaagtagtaTAGTTCCAAGTATTGATTTTCTTGAtgatcaacaacaacaacaacaacaacaacaacaacaacaaccgcagcagcaacagcagcattTATTAGACTTATTGGAAACAAAATCTTGTCTGGAATCTCCACCTCCTCTATTTGAAAAAGAATTCAGTTCAATCTCTCAACCTGTGGTAATGCCTACAAATGTCAAAGGAAGTAACAAATCAAATTTTTGGATGCACCAaccaaattaa